Genomic segment of Arachis hypogaea cultivar Tifrunner chromosome 16, arahy.Tifrunner.gnm2.J5K5, whole genome shotgun sequence:
ttattctcaccccaaaatctttcaccctgtcagtgacacaggttcgaagattcaGTTTGAAGCCACGAGAGAATATTAGCCTTATTTGAGTTAAATTTATGTGTTGAGTTGCTTTCATAGAATTTCCTCGCCcttgttatttaagattttattttatatagagggataggagttgtaactGAGTTCTATTTGAATTCTGttgtatgatatttattattattaataactatgTGATCAGTATTGCTTGAGaatctttgatatatgattttaattaataaaagcaaacttttcaggcattttcttaaaaattgaaacgcGATGTCGAACTAAATgcttaatattaaatagtaaacaaGGAAAGTAGATTAGTAATGCCTTatctttagtacgatcatgacgtgttaAAAGTTAGGGCGTTACAAATTtcactatctctctctctctttcacacACACTGTGAGTCTGTtaagttcttctcttcttcttccacggACTCATCACTTAGTCGCCGTCGCTATGAGCCCGGACGTTGCCGTTGCAGTTTCATCTGAGTCTGTCaccgaataaaatagaatttttattcaagttaaaaatagtcatgcatgagatcatttttgcatgtaatttctaaattttctcatccaaatttgatctatgtggttGAGTATTTTAGTATGGGATTATCGTGGTTTTGTTgcgacactaatgtgataaaagtttcggtaatttcataactaatatatgagatagaccagattattaaagtaataagagaaattacattCAGATTTGCGTGTAAAATTTATAAGAGGTGATTATctcagaaaaatatatatttataactgaagtagaagattgttaggaaattattatttcttaatatttttatggacaatacatatattaattataatcgcaaattaagtaatttcacattaaatgacttatataacagTGATCTCATTTACTGTtataaatgttgaattaaataagtcattattacttttgatttggataaatgagattaaaatcatagatactattttatttgagttttagggtttaatgagtgtcacactcaaatataaatagtgacttcagGATTTTGGTCTCCAAGACATCAAACTTGCCTTGGTAGCTCATTTCTCACAGTAAAATTGTGATTCAGCCCTATCAGAAATACAGAAGATTTTGGTTaatgaagatcaaagaaccacaagAGTCAAGCTCTCTGATCTCAATCATACTCTCGAATGAAGAGACGCTTCCGTGCTCTTAGTTATATGCTTTAACATGGATGATCTTGAGGTTAAGAAATCCTAAAATTTTCTGCTAAATAGaaattttattcaatcaaataataataaataattttattgaattaaattatattaatgtgatcattgaatgataaaaaattttagaaaaataaataaataatattttaagcgtagaaatattaaattgtcattttaatttacttttttaatcaacgataataaatatcttaaattaattaaatttttacaaaaattatacacctaaaactattttattttttcaaaaatcttttgaaaatacaatggttcaatgagaggttgactattgagaattaaatataatatttttaaattagtattttcaataaaaagatgtacttagttctatccatcctaaataattctatattcactattacttatccatctaaataattttaacattgatagaatattatttttaggtgcaaaaaatttaaaatatatttattctatttcaaaaattaatattcatatttaatttagaattccaacaaatatgacaaaaaatattatattttttagttaaaaaattaaaataaaatatctataaatatatttttgtgttttagctttagatttttcaaaaaaatttggcaacttaatggaatcaaatcatatttctataacatatataagaatgtatattacacataaataaaaaaattaggtatagtcagaacaaatacataaattaaaataaaatttagaaaattaagaaccaataaaatattgaaggaaagaaatataaatagaagagaaacaaatTTATTAGAGAgaagagaaataatttaataaattttatgtgtatataaaagaagaataaaaagaagatatacAGTACCTTATTTAATAACGAAAAGAAGCTAAACATctgaattaatataaaaaaaataaaaaataataaaataatgataatctatcataattttaatcttttaatataattaattaataacaatataattagtCTACCATAATCTTAatctaatcttttaatataattaattttaattaaataatcaaataaattgaatatgAATATGTCTAATCTAATCGTATAaagaaatagtatatatatatatatatatattaggaataaaatatcactttaaaataaaattattattattaatgacatataaatattaaaattatattaatacattaatagaaacagggcgtgtgcgtacgcacaggagtgtgcgtgcgcacgcccagaagaAGTTTTAAAAGGTGtgtgtacgcatagaggtgtgcataCACACAGGTACTAAAATTCATAATGTCTGTTCGCTCACACAACCTGTGCTAGCGCCCTCAACAGACAgtccttcccaacgtgtgcatgcgcacagggctatgcgtacgcacatgttGCAATTCTTCATTGGTATGTGcggcacaagctgtgctagcactgCAAACAGACTGCCTGCCCAAGTCAAAATTTTTGcagaggtgtgcgtgcgcacataccagaaatcacaaaattctgcaacttcgCAGAATTTtggattttcaacaccaactttgaatgatcataacttcctctacaaaatttcaaattttacaaactttatattgatttaaagggttttaaaagatatttaattctaaataaatttcatcaaattttaaaaatcgaggcaaaagttatgatcagacaaagttcaccaaaaatccttTTTTACCCAACTTTCACATGTACCCAAATTTACCAAATTCACAAGCCACATCCAACTAGAGCAATACCAAACTTCCATTTACAGCACAATCTACCCTTTTTAAATCACAACTCACCATTCTCAACCATCAAACACCAAATATATGACACTAAGGTCAATTCTCCAACAACACATTCCCAACCATTAATTTATTCctatcaattctcatcatcaattTCGTTCATACTTTATATCAATATCCAACAACATACAATCATTCAAATCATCAAACATCATACCTCAATATCATTATTTCTCAATATATCAATATTAATTCAACATACACCATCAAGCAACCATCACCAACAACCACATAAATCCgacctatcctataggtcactagcctaagtgtacatgaatattatatactacatagaagaaaccgaaaccataccttggccgattttctatATGAACCAAAACTCCAATTTAGCACAATCAAGCTCTCAACCATATTAcaagctttcaattccactccaataagcaccaacaagttccaatagctcccaaactcacaataatcaaactatatatgcataaaccatcacaaatcaacctaggacTTATCATAAATAAAATTTCACAAGAGTTTCAATACCCCTTACTTTTTCCAATAGTTTTGGAAGCCAAAatccaatgctaagcaaggattagagtgaacctaaacatccaaaatcacaaaaactcacttaatccCAAGCCCTACATTTTCGAAAACTTGAAGAGAAGAACTGAGTGGGATTCGAGATTTTCTTACCAATTTCTTATATGGGTCTTGTAGATCTtttcacaaggaacgcgtagccgcaaacagtgcggcgatcggagctctgtagctcaaaaTATGAGCCAGTGAAGTTCTATGTGAATAGTgtttctctcttctcctctccctcttttCTTTTCAGCATGAATGGGTGTGTTTGAGTTTATGGTGTGCTGAAATGGGTCATTAATGAGAGTTTATATATGTTAGGCTTGGGCTCAACTTGGGCCCGATCCAacctgttagcgtttttagcccgttcggcccaactttgggccaaacctttaaaattaacgcccggttttccatttctaacatttttctaaggtttttgactgttttcactttttctcacgCAGTACCGGtcagacttgaaccggtttaaCCGGTTCGGCTGCCGATTCGcggtttttcacagttttttgcagaaaacacattttctaactcagaaaaaactactgagtccaaaaattatatttaaatcctcaaattttcactctaacttttcggaatctaatttgggcaatattaattacttgactaaccaGTTGATTAGTTgcagttcttacattctccctaccaaataagaaattttgccctcaaaatttgaattacctgagaatagCTCGGGATAGTCCTTTCACATTTCAGACTCCAACTCCCAAGTATGCTCTTCTACTCCAGCTCGCTTCCAAGCTACTttaaccaatgaaacttcaattccgCGTAACTTCTTCACAGTAGTGTCGTCAATTCTCACTGGCGTCACTTGGAAAGTCAAGTTCTCCTTCAACTCGACCGACTCAGGCTCTAGTACATGAACCGCATCCGACGTGTACTTACGAagttgtgacacgtggaatacgtcatgcaagttagacagaTGAGGTGGCAAAGCTACTTGATACGCCACCAACCCGACTCGCCTCAGAATCTCAAATGGTCCTATATACCTTGGATTCAACTTCGTGGTCTTAATCACTCTTCCGATCCCAGTTGTCGGTGTAACTCTTAGAAATACATGTTCTCCCACTTCAAACTCTAACGGTTTCCTTCTCTGGTCCGCATAACTCTTCTGCGGCTCTGAGCTGTTAGAATTCTCTCCCGAATCTTTTTAATCTTTTTCGTAGTCTCTGCTACCAAATCAGGACCCAAAACGCTCACTTCACCCGATTCATACCAACAAAGTAGAGACTGGCACTTCCGTCCATACAAGGCCTTATACGGAGCCATCCCTATGCTCGCATGAAAGCTATTATTatacgcaaactccaccaatggcatgtatCGGTTCCAACTTCTGGGTTGATCCAACACACATGCTCTCAGCATATCTTCTAACTCTgaatggtcctttccaattgtcCATCAGTTTGCGGATGATATGTGATACTAAGACATAGCCTCGTGAtgaaatatttttggaaagctccccaaaaccttgatgtgaatcggggatcacggtccgacactatgctcgatggcacactgtgcaaccttactatctccttTATGTACAACCTTGCTAACTCCTCCATAGAAAAGTTCACTcgaataggcagaaaatgagcagatttggttaagcgatccacgatcacctaaatcgcatcaaatcccgacctagtcctcggtaaaccggtcacaaaatccatcacgattccttcccacttccactaAGGAATCTCAAGTGGCTGTAGCATTCCCGATGGTTTCTGATGCTCAACcttcaccttttgacaagttaagcactttgagacatattccgccacatcatttttCATTATAGGCCACCAGAACATAGCCTTCAGATtgtggtacatcttagtactcccaGGGTGAATAGAAAATCTGCTATTATGTGCTTCTTTCAATATATCTTGCCGTAAAGTACCAACAttcggcacaatgatcctacctttGAATCTTCACAATCCATCTTGATCCCATGACACTCTCCACTGCTTCCCTTGCTCGATAGCAGGCAACACCTTAGGTAACACGTCAtcgttttgatgagcctttaggagttcggatttaaagtcacttgagatctgTAACTGATTCAAGCAAGCTCTTCCGGTAACTTCACTAATATCCAActtaagatccacaaacttaCCCACTAACTCCTCctccttgattctcatccaagcGATCGTTAAAGACTTCCGACTTAATGCATCTGCTACCACGTTTGCCTTTCCAGGATGATAACttagttcaaaatcataatcctttaACAGCTCCATCCACCTTCTCAGACCTTACCACTATGAGTATTGAAGGCATGCTCGAACGGTTCAGTGAAGATGCAAAAAATTTCCATTGAAACTTTTGTGAAAGCTGTTGATGAAAATTCAGCCCTAGGCCACGGTGACCTTATTTTTGTCATTTATATTCTCAACCTAACAATGTAGTATGATTTTAGCTATGATTTGGATGCCCACTGTTTTTCCTAATTGTTATCACTAACATAATGTGAATTTTGTTTATACTTGTAACGCGCTGATAGATCCTTGTATTGACTGCTATAGAGTCTAGACTACATGCCAGACCTGATTTGGTATT
This window contains:
- the LOC140180092 gene encoding uncharacterized protein, which translates into the protein MAPYKALYGRKCQSLLCWYESGEVSVLGPDLVAETTKKIKKIRERILTAQSRRRVMRTREGNRPFEILRRVGLVAYQVALPPHLSNLHDVFHVSQLRKYTSDAVHVLEPESVELKENLTFQVTPVRIDDTTVKKLRGIEVSLVKVAWKRAGVEEHTWELESEM